A section of the Chryseobacterium ginsenosidimutans genome encodes:
- a CDS encoding efflux RND transporter permease subunit, with protein sequence MKLAEISIKRPSLVIVLFTILTLGGLLSYSMMGYELIPKFETNMVTISTVYPGASPAEVETSVTRKIEDAVGSLENVKKVESSSYESLSVIMVQLNTGADVNYALNDAQRKVNAILADLPDDADPPSLQKFSLDDLPIMTLSISSDKLNNKDLYDLLDKKIEPIFSRVNGVAQVDLVGGQEREIQVSLDEKKMQGYGLAIADVQQAILSSNLDFPTGALKTRTSRSTIRLSGKYRNVQEMNNLVVSNKDGAQVRLSDIATVFDTQKDVEKVARYNQNSTILLQVKKQSDANAVSVSEAIQKTIADVQKNYKNQSVKINIVDDTTDFTLEAADHVIFDLFLAIILVAVVMLLFLHNIRNAFIVMVSIPMSLIATVIGMYLMGYTLNLMSLLGLSLVVGILVDDAIVVLENVYRHMEMGKSRIRAAYDGASEIGFTVTAITLVIVVVFLPIAMSSGLVSDILAQFCVTVVIATLFSLLASFTIIPWLSSRYGKLVHLTGKNPFEKFILWFEKQLEKFTHWITGILEWVLKSTLRRVMTVIVTFIILISSFMLVAFGFIGGEFFPKMDRGQFLVQMELPKDASVEKTNQVTLAVEKYLRNDKDVVDMITTVGQQSSGFGGAQATLYQSEIQVILVDKSERNESTDIKSAKIKRALEEKFTGVEFKTAPIGLMGADNAPIEMVVTAQDNETANKEANRILALLKKVPGSVDAELSTDSGSPEVQVNIDRDKMASLGLNLSSVGQTMQTAFSGNTDGKFRAGEYEYDINIRFGDANRQSIDDVRNLMFTNPAGEQIRLSQFADVKMGSGPSLLERRDKAPSVKVKSKVVGRPVGDVANEWAAQFMDNEKTKPAGVNYIWSGDMENQTEGFGTLGIALLAAIVLVYLVMVSLYDSFVYPFVVLFSIPLALIGVMVILAITGNSLNIFTMLGMIMLIGLVAKNAIMIVDFANMRKEAGANTHDALVQANHARLRPILMTTIAMIFGMIPIAIAKGAGAEMNNGLAWVIIGGLTSSLFLTLIIVPVVYSLFDSILRRMGKGEKVDYDAEMKAEYKHKELSEDGYTPKHID encoded by the coding sequence ATGAAGTTAGCAGAAATATCCATTAAAAGGCCGTCCCTTGTTATCGTATTATTTACGATACTTACATTGGGTGGTTTATTAAGTTACTCCATGATGGGGTACGAGTTGATTCCGAAGTTTGAAACCAATATGGTAACCATTTCTACGGTATATCCGGGAGCTTCACCTGCTGAGGTGGAGACTTCGGTAACCCGAAAAATTGAAGATGCCGTTGGTTCACTGGAAAATGTAAAAAAAGTAGAATCTTCATCTTACGAAAGTTTATCGGTTATTATGGTTCAGCTGAATACCGGTGCCGATGTAAACTATGCTTTGAATGATGCGCAGAGAAAGGTAAATGCTATTCTCGCAGACCTTCCGGATGATGCGGATCCACCATCATTACAAAAATTCTCATTGGATGATTTACCGATCATGACTTTGAGTATTTCCAGTGATAAACTGAATAATAAAGATCTTTATGACCTTTTAGATAAAAAAATAGAGCCTATTTTTTCCCGTGTAAATGGTGTAGCTCAGGTTGACCTTGTAGGTGGACAGGAGAGAGAAATTCAGGTAAGTTTAGATGAAAAGAAAATGCAGGGGTATGGTCTTGCTATTGCAGATGTACAGCAGGCAATTCTTTCTTCAAACTTAGACTTCCCGACGGGAGCTTTGAAAACGAGAACTTCAAGATCTACGATCAGACTTTCCGGAAAGTACAGAAATGTTCAGGAGATGAACAATCTTGTGGTTTCCAATAAAGATGGAGCTCAGGTTCGTCTGTCTGATATTGCAACAGTTTTTGATACACAAAAAGATGTTGAGAAAGTAGCAAGATACAATCAGAATTCAACGATCTTACTTCAGGTTAAAAAGCAATCTGATGCCAACGCGGTTTCGGTTTCAGAAGCAATTCAGAAAACAATTGCTGATGTTCAGAAGAATTATAAAAATCAGAGTGTTAAAATTAATATTGTAGATGATACAACAGACTTTACGCTTGAAGCTGCAGACCACGTAATTTTCGATTTATTCTTGGCGATTATCCTGGTAGCAGTAGTAATGTTATTGTTCCTACACAACATCAGAAACGCATTTATCGTAATGGTTTCGATCCCGATGTCACTGATTGCAACGGTAATCGGAATGTATCTGATGGGATATACCTTAAACTTAATGAGTTTATTAGGACTATCATTAGTGGTTGGTATTCTTGTGGATGATGCGATTGTGGTCTTGGAGAATGTTTATCGTCACATGGAGATGGGGAAAAGTAGAATCCGTGCAGCTTACGATGGTGCTTCAGAAATTGGGTTTACCGTAACGGCTATTACCTTGGTAATTGTGGTGGTATTCTTACCGATCGCAATGAGTTCAGGGTTGGTATCTGATATCTTGGCACAGTTCTGTGTAACGGTAGTTATTGCAACATTATTCTCGTTATTAGCTTCATTTACCATCATTCCTTGGTTGTCTTCAAGATATGGTAAATTGGTACATTTAACAGGTAAAAATCCTTTTGAGAAATTTATCCTTTGGTTTGAAAAGCAATTGGAAAAATTCACACACTGGATTACAGGAATTTTGGAGTGGGTGCTGAAATCTACATTAAGAAGAGTGATGACCGTGATCGTAACATTCATTATTTTGATTTCTTCATTCATGTTGGTAGCATTCGGATTTATTGGAGGTGAATTCTTCCCTAAAATGGACAGAGGACAGTTCCTTGTTCAGATGGAATTACCAAAAGATGCTTCTGTTGAAAAAACCAATCAGGTTACTTTAGCGGTTGAAAAATACCTTAGAAATGATAAAGATGTAGTGGATATGATCACAACAGTTGGTCAGCAGTCATCAGGTTTTGGTGGGGCACAGGCTACATTATATCAATCTGAAATCCAGGTAATTTTGGTAGATAAATCTGAGCGTAATGAAAGTACAGATATCAAGTCTGCAAAAATAAAGAGAGCTTTAGAAGAGAAATTCACAGGAGTTGAATTTAAAACAGCACCGATCGGATTAATGGGAGCAGATAATGCACCAATTGAAATGGTTGTAACGGCTCAGGATAACGAAACAGCAAATAAAGAAGCGAATAGAATTCTCGCCTTGCTTAAAAAAGTTCCTGGTTCTGTAGATGCAGAATTATCAACTGACTCCGGAAGTCCGGAAGTACAGGTGAATATCGACAGAGATAAAATGGCTTCTTTAGGTTTAAATCTTTCAAGTGTAGGACAAACGATGCAGACTGCATTCAGTGGAAATACAGATGGGAAATTCAGAGCCGGAGAATATGAATATGATATCAACATCCGTTTTGGTGATGCCAACAGACAGTCGATTGATGATGTAAGAAACTTAATGTTTACGAATCCGGCAGGTGAACAAATTAGACTAAGTCAGTTTGCGGATGTAAAAATGGGTTCAGGACCAAGTTTATTGGAACGTAGAGATAAAGCACCTTCTGTAAAGGTAAAATCTAAAGTAGTAGGTCGTCCTGTAGGAGATGTTGCCAACGAATGGGCGGCTCAGTTTATGGATAATGAAAAAACCAAACCTGCAGGTGTAAACTATATTTGGAGTGGTGACATGGAAAACCAGACTGAAGGTTTCGGTACGTTGGGAATCGCTTTATTAGCGGCTATCGTATTGGTTTACCTGGTAATGGTTTCATTATATGACTCATTTGTATATCCGTTTGTGGTGTTATTCTCAATTCCTTTGGCATTGATCGGGGTAATGGTAATTCTTGCCATCACCGGAAATTCATTAAATATCTTTACGATGTTAGGGATGATCATGCTGATTGGTTTGGTTGCGAAGAACGCGATTATGATTGTCGACTTTGCAAATATGAGAAAAGAAGCCGGTGCCAATACACATGATGCTTTGGTTCAGGCCAACCACGCACGTCTTCGTCCGATCTTGATGACAACGATTGCGATGATCTTCGGTATGATCCCGATTGCGATTGCAAAAGGAGCAGGAGCGGAGATGAACAACGGATTGGCTTGGGTAATTATCGGTGGTTTGACATCATCATTATTCCTGACACTGATCATTGTACCAGTAGTTTATTCATTATTTGATTCAATTCTTAGAAGAATGGGCAAAGGTGAAAAAGTAGACTATGATGCTGAAATGAAGGCTGAATATAAACATAAAGAACTAAGTGAAGACGGTTACACACCGAAACACATAGATTAA
- a CDS encoding single-stranded DNA-binding protein yields MSLRNQVKLIGHTGKEIEMMSFENGNVKASVSLATTDHYTNAKGEKVEETQWHSLVAFGKVAEIFQKYVPKGKEIAIEGKLTYRSYDDKDGVKRYITEIRVDEILLLGSK; encoded by the coding sequence ATGTCACTAAGAAATCAAGTTAAACTTATCGGTCACACAGGTAAAGAAATTGAAATGATGAGTTTTGAAAACGGAAATGTAAAAGCAAGTGTATCATTAGCTACAACAGATCATTACACAAATGCAAAAGGGGAAAAAGTGGAGGAAACGCAATGGCACAGTTTAGTTGCATTCGGAAAAGTTGCCGAGATTTTCCAGAAATATGTTCCGAAAGGAAAAGAAATTGCCATCGAAGGAAAACTTACATACAGATCTTACGATGATAAAGACGGTGTCAAAAGATATATTACAGAAATTCGGGTGGATGAAATTCTCCTTTTAGGAAGTAAATAA
- a CDS encoding efflux RND transporter periplasmic adaptor subunit has protein sequence MKKTLIYIIVAAVLIGLGAYKIADNKKKQDTEVKEVAKQVDKINVNIVTVSRENIDTDYSANGTFIPKQEMNQSSEIAGRIVSVLVKEGSRVSAGQVLATIKRDAIEVDISQAQNNLQNAIIDNQRYENAYKTGGVTKQQLDNSRLQLKNAQVAVRAQGVRVNDTSIRAGISGTINKKMVEPGTVVSIGTSMFEIVNINSLKLSVLVDESQIGRIQLGQEVPINVNVLPNDSFSGRITFIAPKSDASLNFPVEIEVQNRGNLKAGMYATALFKTNHGAETQNMLTVPAEAFVNGVSSGQLFIVSNGTAKLIKVQTGKVYGDKVQILSGLNGGEQVITSGQINLDNGSKINIVK, from the coding sequence ATGAAAAAGACTTTAATATATATCATCGTAGCAGCAGTCCTTATTGGTTTAGGAGCCTATAAGATCGCCGATAATAAGAAGAAACAGGACACAGAAGTAAAAGAAGTTGCCAAGCAGGTTGATAAGATCAACGTAAATATTGTAACGGTATCGAGAGAAAATATCGATACAGATTATTCTGCGAACGGAACTTTTATCCCGAAGCAGGAAATGAACCAGTCTTCTGAAATTGCAGGACGTATTGTAAGCGTTTTGGTAAAAGAAGGTTCAAGAGTAAGCGCAGGACAGGTTTTGGCAACAATTAAGAGAGATGCGATCGAAGTTGATATTTCTCAGGCTCAAAACAACCTCCAAAATGCCATCATCGACAACCAACGTTACGAAAATGCCTACAAAACAGGAGGTGTTACAAAGCAACAGTTGGATAACTCAAGATTACAGCTTAAAAATGCACAGGTTGCCGTAAGAGCTCAGGGAGTAAGAGTAAATGACACAAGCATCCGTGCAGGAATCAGCGGTACGATCAATAAAAAAATGGTTGAGCCAGGAACGGTTGTTTCTATAGGAACGTCGATGTTTGAAATTGTAAATATAAACAGCTTAAAACTTTCAGTTTTAGTGGATGAAAGCCAGATAGGAAGAATTCAGCTAGGTCAGGAAGTTCCGATTAATGTAAATGTTTTACCAAACGATTCTTTCAGCGGCAGAATTACATTTATCGCTCCGAAAAGTGATGCTTCTTTGAATTTCCCTGTTGAAATTGAAGTTCAGAACAGAGGAAACTTAAAAGCAGGTATGTACGCAACGGCTTTATTTAAAACAAATCATGGTGCCGAAACTCAAAATATGTTAACGGTTCCTGCAGAAGCTTTCGTAAACGGAGTAAGTTCAGGACAATTGTTTATCGTAAGCAACGGAACGGCTAAACTTATCAAAGTACAAACAGGAAAAGTATACGGCGATAAAGTTCAGATTTTAAGCGGACTGAATGGTGGAGAGCAAGTGATTACCAGCGGACAGATCAACCTTGATAACGGGTCAAAAATCAATATCGTAAAGTAA
- a CDS encoding TolC family protein has translation MKRKRITANKLKIGIAAAFMIFGFSSVSAQQQVSLQEAIKQALQNKAEAKKAALQIKKAEYKIDEARAGALPQISATAGLTYNPVIQESLLEFGGERIRAQLGQPWSSTASVQLQQAIFDQRVFTGLKAAKSTREFYVLNAQLTNEQIIENVATAYYQVFVQEENLKTVEASYANTEKVRNVIKSLVNNGLAKSIDLDRTNVQLTNIGSNKQTLINSVELSKNALKFYMGVPISTDIELEEKTIEPKPELIASTINLDERTEVKVLNKNRELLVYNKKATEAYLYPTVNLVANYGWGGQGRKFPLTNGINNGVLWSDYSAIGLNINIPIFTGGATKAKINQAEVDIQDLDLDIQNTQLSLSLDYKNAITNMENALINIESMKDNVGLAERVQNNTQSNYQYGLATLTEVLDAENALTQAKQNYANALLDYKQAEIKLIKAKGELNTLQNP, from the coding sequence ATGAAAAGAAAACGTATAACTGCAAACAAGCTAAAAATTGGGATAGCGGCTGCATTTATGATTTTCGGTTTTTCATCCGTGTCTGCACAACAGCAGGTTTCTCTTCAGGAAGCCATCAAACAGGCACTTCAAAATAAAGCAGAGGCCAAAAAAGCTGCTTTACAGATCAAAAAAGCCGAATACAAAATTGATGAAGCCAGAGCCGGAGCTTTACCACAGATAAGCGCAACGGCAGGTTTAACCTACAATCCTGTCATTCAGGAGTCATTACTTGAATTTGGTGGAGAAAGAATCAGAGCTCAGCTAGGACAACCTTGGAGTTCTACGGCTTCTGTACAGCTTCAACAGGCGATTTTTGATCAGAGAGTGTTTACGGGTCTTAAAGCTGCAAAGTCAACCAGAGAATTCTATGTTTTGAATGCACAGTTAACTAACGAACAAATCATTGAAAATGTAGCGACAGCTTACTATCAGGTTTTTGTTCAGGAAGAGAATCTGAAAACGGTAGAAGCAAGCTATGCTAATACAGAAAAGGTAAGAAATGTCATTAAAAGTTTGGTAAATAACGGTTTGGCAAAATCTATTGATCTAGACCGTACCAATGTTCAATTAACGAATATAGGTTCCAACAAGCAGACATTGATCAATTCCGTTGAGCTTTCAAAAAATGCTTTGAAATTTTATATGGGAGTTCCCATCAGTACAGATATTGAGCTTGAAGAAAAAACAATCGAGCCAAAACCTGAATTGATTGCCAGCACAATCAATCTTGATGAGCGTACAGAAGTTAAAGTTTTAAACAAAAACAGAGAACTTCTTGTTTATAATAAAAAAGCCACCGAAGCTTATTTGTATCCTACTGTAAATCTTGTTGCCAATTACGGTTGGGGTGGGCAAGGTAGAAAATTTCCTCTTACAAACGGAATCAATAACGGAGTTCTTTGGAGCGATTATTCGGCAATTGGTTTGAATATCAATATTCCTATTTTCACGGGAGGGGCCACAAAAGCTAAGATCAATCAGGCAGAAGTAGATATTCAGGATCTTGATCTTGATATTCAGAATACACAGTTGAGCTTAAGTTTAGATTATAAAAATGCCATTACCAATATGGAAAATGCATTGATCAATATCGAAAGTATGAAAGATAATGTAGGTTTGGCGGAAAGAGTTCAAAACAATACCCAATCCAACTATCAATACGGTTTGGCAACGCTTACAGAAGTTTTAGATGCTGAAAATGCTTTAACGCAAGCTAAACAGAATTATGCAAATGCTTTATTGGATTACAAACAGGCTGAAATTAAGTTAATTAAAGCAAAAGGAGAATTAAACACACTACAAAACCCGTAA
- a CDS encoding HRDC domain-containing protein, with amino-acid sequence MKVKIFKIRLPEEFLHEDQKRLDAFLESNEIIKVETAFVNDENYWSVVLYFDELKIVQNVVKDSKHVKYSAENEFLNSDEEKILEALKYWRSEKAKEQNLPSYFIATNKELISVAKYKPAKKEELLDIKGFGKHKIENYGEEILEILESI; translated from the coding sequence ATGAAAGTGAAAATTTTTAAAATAAGATTACCGGAAGAGTTTCTTCATGAAGATCAGAAAAGATTAGATGCTTTTTTAGAATCCAATGAAATTATAAAAGTGGAAACAGCTTTTGTAAATGATGAAAATTACTGGTCTGTAGTTTTATATTTTGATGAATTGAAAATTGTTCAAAATGTAGTAAAAGATTCTAAACATGTAAAGTATTCCGCAGAAAATGAGTTTTTAAATTCTGATGAGGAAAAAATTCTTGAAGCCTTAAAATACTGGAGATCAGAAAAAGCAAAAGAACAGAATTTGCCTTCCTATTTTATAGCAACCAATAAAGAACTGATATCTGTAGCTAAATATAAACCTGCTAAGAAAGAAGAACTTCTTGATATTAAAGGTTTTGGAAAACATAAAATAGAAAACTACGGTGAAGAAATCCTGGAAATATTAGAAAGTATCTGA
- a CDS encoding HPP family protein gives MKKTIQRTFRVSKYVIYKETLVDYKEHFWSFLGAFFGIGIIAFIQSHTLSSTENIFLIGSFGASSVLIYGAIQSPLAQPRNLIGGHVLSALVGVIVYKIVPDIIWLSAPLAVAFSIILMQYTKTLHPPGGATALIAVSSTGKIPELGFWYILSPVLSGCIILLLVALFFNNITPNRSYPTHSRFKRLLNKKHKHIHKMKK, from the coding sequence ATGAAGAAGACCATACAAAGAACGTTCAGAGTTTCAAAATATGTGATCTATAAAGAAACACTTGTTGATTACAAAGAACATTTCTGGTCATTTTTAGGAGCGTTCTTCGGAATCGGAATTATTGCTTTTATACAGTCACACACTTTATCTTCCACGGAAAACATCTTTTTGATAGGTTCTTTCGGTGCTTCAAGTGTTTTAATTTACGGAGCCATTCAGAGTCCGCTTGCGCAACCTAGAAACTTAATTGGAGGGCATGTTCTTTCTGCATTAGTCGGTGTTATCGTTTATAAAATAGTTCCTGATATTATATGGCTTTCTGCACCTTTGGCGGTTGCCTTTTCTATCATTTTGATGCAATACACAAAAACATTACATCCACCAGGTGGTGCTACCGCATTAATTGCCGTAAGTTCTACAGGAAAAATTCCGGAATTGGGGTTTTGGTATATCCTTTCTCCTGTTCTTTCGGGATGCATTATTCTCCTGCTTGTTGCTCTTTTTTTTAATAATATTACTCCTAACAGAAGCTATCCTACGCACAGTAGATTTAAACGGCTATTAAATAAAAAACACAAACATATACACAAAATGAAAAAGTAA
- a CDS encoding TIGR01777 family oxidoreductase produces MKEIVLITGANGLVAQELSKKLEKEYSVRFLTRKKKNDREFEWDIKNEIIDDTAFENVSHIIHLAGANIAEKRWTDERKKELISSRVDSANLILKTLQKKNIKLKSFVSASGINYYGTKTTDKIFTENDNPGNDFLSEVVVLWERAADDFKEQNIAERVVKIRTAVVLSEKDGALKKMLPAIKMGIGSPLGNGKQYMPWIHIKDICSIYEFALKNSELNGAFNATSPEHTTNENLTKKIAEILKKPLFMPNVPSFVLKLLFGELASALLEGSRASSEKIQNAGFKFKFPDLKLALQDLLNKN; encoded by the coding sequence ATGAAAGAAATTGTCCTGATTACCGGAGCCAATGGTTTGGTTGCCCAAGAACTCTCAAAAAAGCTTGAAAAAGAATATTCTGTCCGATTTTTAACAAGAAAAAAGAAGAATGATCGCGAATTTGAATGGGATATTAAAAATGAAATTATAGACGACACAGCTTTTGAAAATGTTTCCCATATTATTCATTTGGCAGGAGCAAATATTGCCGAAAAACGCTGGACTGATGAAAGAAAAAAAGAATTAATTTCGAGTCGCGTTGATTCGGCTAATTTGATTTTGAAAACTTTACAAAAAAAGAATATTAAGTTAAAATCTTTTGTTTCAGCATCAGGGATAAATTATTACGGAACAAAAACAACGGATAAAATTTTCACCGAAAATGATAATCCGGGAAATGATTTTTTAAGCGAAGTTGTTGTTCTTTGGGAAAGAGCTGCAGATGATTTTAAGGAACAAAATATAGCGGAAAGAGTTGTAAAAATCCGAACAGCAGTCGTGCTTTCAGAGAAAGACGGGGCATTAAAAAAGATGCTTCCTGCGATAAAAATGGGAATTGGCTCTCCACTGGGAAACGGAAAGCAATATATGCCATGGATTCACATTAAAGATATTTGCTCTATTTATGAATTTGCTTTAAAAAATTCAGAATTGAACGGAGCTTTTAATGCCACTTCACCAGAACATACAACCAATGAAAATTTAACAAAAAAGATTGCCGAGATATTAAAAAAACCTTTATTCATGCCGAATGTTCCGAGTTTTGTATTAAAATTATTATTTGGTGAATTGGCAAGTGCTTTGCTGGAAGGTTCAAGAGCTTCCTCAGAAAAAATCCAAAATGCCGGGTTTAAGTTTAAATTTCCTGACCTTAAATTAGCTTTGCAAGATTTATTAAATAAAAATTGA
- a CDS encoding DUF4280 and LysM peptidoglycan-binding domain-containing protein, producing the protein MKKGFIYIVKKGETLESIADDYGISVYQLRSFHNLWCEDIIDGIGYEIWEGKRLTVEKEKPSDEIIEKRKEIEYQQEKEKKESQKQKEEEAKRSEHEDKFFVVDGAKCLCDKGLTPTLKVTSHSKTIFNNRNNDEKHTATLEDVQFKEGNSCFGSCKVKNNNPCAFVPAGRWKKPYKKLKIMDKEALIEISYLMCSVGGKITIQHHGQSVKMGSNNFQKADAEILKQVLPGLNFEEFQAEYDENQYYL; encoded by the coding sequence ATGAAAAAAGGATTTATTTATATTGTAAAAAAGGGCGAAACTTTAGAAAGTATTGCCGATGATTACGGAATTTCTGTATATCAGCTTAGAAGCTTCCACAATCTTTGGTGTGAAGATATTATTGACGGAATTGGTTATGAAATATGGGAAGGTAAAAGACTTACCGTAGAGAAAGAAAAACCTTCCGACGAAATAATTGAGAAGCGAAAAGAGATCGAATATCAGCAAGAAAAAGAAAAAAAAGAATCCCAAAAGCAAAAAGAAGAGGAAGCCAAGCGAAGCGAACATGAAGATAAATTCTTTGTTGTAGACGGTGCAAAATGTTTATGTGATAAAGGCTTGACTCCTACTTTAAAAGTAACATCCCACTCGAAAACTATCTTTAACAACCGTAATAATGATGAAAAGCATACTGCTACTTTGGAAGATGTTCAGTTTAAAGAAGGGAATTCTTGTTTTGGGAGCTGTAAAGTAAAAAATAATAATCCGTGTGCATTTGTTCCCGCAGGAAGATGGAAGAAGCCTTATAAAAAGCTAAAAATCATGGATAAGGAGGCTCTTATCGAAATCTCTTATCTGATGTGTTCTGTTGGAGGAAAAATTACGATACAACATCATGGACAAAGCGTGAAAATGGGAAGTAATAATTTCCAGAAAGCGGATGCCGAGATTTTAAAACAGGTGCTTCCGGGTCTTAATTTCGAAGAGTTTCAGGCTGAATATGACGAAAACCAATACTATCTGTAA
- a CDS encoding KTSC domain-containing protein has translation MKRIGEHRKLLGVDNTATLKELKTIYRNAMKDTHPDKFVNDEVGQLEAEEKSKSVIEAYHFLVSINPETQEKYKEEYTDTITTSIITDFYLEKQILKVQHLNGKMFEYIGVPRNIYIKMVNADSPSRFARRHIYGNFIYRKSGEVMAD, from the coding sequence ATGAAAAGAATTGGTGAGCACAGAAAACTTCTTGGAGTAGATAATACTGCTACGTTAAAAGAATTGAAAACAATTTACAGAAATGCGATGAAAGATACGCATCCTGATAAATTTGTGAATGATGAAGTTGGACAACTGGAAGCAGAGGAAAAAAGCAAATCTGTAATTGAAGCCTATCACTTTTTGGTAAGCATTAACCCGGAAACGCAGGAAAAATATAAAGAAGAATATACGGACACAATTACGACATCTATCATTACAGATTTCTACCTTGAGAAACAGATTCTTAAAGTTCAGCATTTGAACGGAAAAATGTTTGAATATATCGGTGTTCCAAGAAATATTTATATTAAAATGGTAAATGCTGATTCGCCAAGCCGTTTTGCTAGAAGACATATCTACGGAAATTTTATCTATAGAAAATCCGGTGAGGTAATGGCAGATTAA
- a CDS encoding TetR/AcrR family transcriptional regulator: MSKQEKKDQTQELIKETAKNLFFVQGKFDATTQEIADEAGVNRTLINYYFRSRDNLIQIIFDEAHRVEKEKSEIIMNSDLPLKTKISEFIEGSLSTSLQYPYLETYIVSQINKGSCHKRDVEEEELKKLYKDIEKEMELGNIDKMAPVQFVLNMVSLIVFPSAVRPLFLENLMITDKEFDVIISERKEIILNMLFKN; the protein is encoded by the coding sequence ATGTCAAAACAAGAAAAAAAAGACCAAACCCAGGAATTGATTAAAGAAACTGCAAAGAATTTATTTTTTGTGCAGGGCAAATTTGATGCTACGACTCAAGAGATTGCAGATGAAGCTGGTGTTAATAGAACATTGATTAATTATTATTTCAGATCCAGAGATAATCTGATTCAGATCATTTTCGATGAGGCTCACAGAGTAGAGAAAGAAAAATCTGAGATTATCATGAATTCTGATCTTCCTTTAAAGACTAAAATATCTGAATTTATTGAAGGAAGCCTGTCGACCAGCCTTCAGTATCCTTACTTGGAAACCTACATTGTTTCACAAATTAATAAGGGAAGCTGTCACAAAAGAGATGTAGAAGAAGAAGAATTAAAAAAACTTTATAAAGATATTGAAAAGGAAATGGAGTTGGGAAATATAGACAAAATGGCACCCGTTCAGTTTGTGCTGAATATGGTTTCGCTTATTGTATTTCCGAGCGCTGTCCGTCCATTATTTTTGGAAAATTTAATGATTACAGACAAAGAATTCGATGTGATCATTTCTGAAAGAAAAGAGATCATTTTGAATATGTTATTTAAAAACTAA